The genomic window CTCGGCTGGAGAACCATTAACCCGCCCAACCTTCTCCAACAAAACATCACCAGAATCTGTAATGATGGCTACTCCGGCACCATACCCGCCAACGGGTTTTCTCTCACCCGAATACTGATGCCTCTCAAGCCTTTGCAAAACTCCAAAGACAACATCCATTTCAACGGGCTGATTCAACACAAAACCGAAAATACCACACAAGCTCTCTCGCCCTTATCCAGAAATTGCCTTGTAAAACATAAATAATTTCACATACGCTAATTCTATTGGACGATGAAGAAATCGAGGTACGCTGAATGGTGATTGGTTTTTCCGCTTCTGAGTCCACTTAAAAGGGGCTACGCTATGAAACCTTTGTCGAGAAGAAGGTAAAAAGGTGGATGGCTTAAGTTTCCGATGGTCCAGTGACATACGCCCATATGCTGACTAGGACTAGGGTTAGGAAGGCGCCTGCAATCCCTGAGAGCATGTACCTCGTTATTACGCCCAGCGATGGAAGCAATGCAATCAGTGCTGGGATCACGTAGGTGGCTGTTATGTCGGCTATTATGCCTGCGAAGAATCCTAGAAGCCCAACGAAGAGGAAAACCTTTAACCTTTCACCCATTAGTTCCACCTAGCCTAAACTTGGTTTATAAGCCTCTTTTTAGTCTAACTTACAAGTTTCTGTCTATTCCGGCGAAAACAGCAAGGAGTTCTTTTCACTGGAAAATTAAAGCTCAAAAAGGTTTGAGTTCCCACGTATATCTCTACGTATATACGTGGATATTTTTGGCATATTAACAACGTATAAGATTGATGCAAGCCCCTATGCCCCTTTTGGAGGAATCCAAATTGTCAGAAAGGTTTAGTAAACGATGGGATGAGAGACGCGATGAGCAACCACTGACAGAACGCATAAAGGAAGCTGTTAGGCCGCCGGGCCCATTGAAGCCAAGGCTTGACATGGCTATCCGCCGCATAGAACTCCAGATCCAGAAGCTGGATCAGGCCAGTGAGAGGTTTAGCCAGAGAGACAAGTCCATATTTGCTAGAATCGTTGACGCCTATACAAAGCATGACATGGCGCGGGCCAACGTTTTCGCCAACGAACTCGCCGAAATAAGGAAAATGGAAAAGATGATAATGCAGGCTAGACTTGCCCTTGAACAAATTGTCTTAAGGTTACGAACTGTATCAGAGCTTGGAGATGTTGTTTCAACTCTCGGTCCAGCGGTCAGCGTGCTCAGAGCCGTAAAAACTGGAATGGCTAACATTTTCCCAGAAGCCGAGAGGGAGCTGGGGCTTATAGGCAACTTGCTCAGCGGAATAATAGTGGAAGCTGGGCAAAGCACAGGATTATCCATAAACTTTGAGGCAGCCAATGAGGACGCCCAGAAAATCCTCACAGAGGCAGCTGCTGTTGCCGAACAGAGGATCAAGGAGAAGTTCCCAGAGCTTCCAGCAGGGATACCGCAAATGCCTCTGCCAGAGAAATCCTCAACAGAAACATCCTAGCATAATGGAGGAATGCCTATGGCCCATGACTCCAATATTTTTTTATCCCTTGGGAAACCAGTCAGAGATGAGTACGGACGCTTAATTGGAGAAGTTGTCTCCTTCGCTGTAAAGCCAAACGGCGAAGTTGAACATGTCTATCTGAGACGAAGCGACGGAAACTTCGCCAAGTACCCAGCTGCAAATATAACCTTCAATGGCTCAGATGTCATATACATTTCCAACATAAAAACTGAAACAAACATATTTTGCAATCAAATCCCGCTGCTGTGGCGTAAAGATCAGGCCCTAAAAGAGCTTTACGAGAAAAAGAAGATATCGCCAGAGGTCTACGAAGACCTGCACAACAGCTTTGAAGGCGCCCTAAACCAGCTGAAAACAGAAGCCCAAGCTCTCCTGGAAAGAATCGATAGGGAGATTGAAAGATGCAACAAAGAGATCAAGGAGCTTAACTACGCCCTAGTCCATTTGGAAGTGGAGCATGAAATAGGAGAGATAGACGAGCCCTCTTATCACACCGCATTTGTATCCCTTCAAGAATGCCTAAAGCGGGTTAGCCTGGAGAAGACAGACCTTGAAGGTTTAAGGAGCAAGCTCTCCAACATCCTCTTGGGCGAAACTGTCTCGGCAAAAGAAACCATTGAAGCTCCGACTCCTGTCCCCACAAGCCTTCCAGAGCCCCCTGTCATAGTTTACGTGAAGGAAGCGGGCGAATCAAGCCTCTAAATTTTGAAGAGCGTAGCGGGCGGAGGGAGCTGAAATCAAAAACCCTTTCGCGTCACCCCTTCCACCACTACGGGAAGTAATCACGCAATCAGTGTATAAGCTCAGAATTCAACAGCAGAAAGTTGTTCAGGCATCATTAAGGCTCAAGGAAAGGGACAAAATTCTCTTTCAGACCTGTGTAAACGCCTTAAGGGCTAACAACCGTGAAAGGGCCGCTATATGTGCCAACGAGCTGGCTGAAGTCCGCAAACTGATAAACTTTCTACAGCAGGTGGAGCTCGCCCTTGAAAGGGTTATCCTCCGCCTCGAAACGGTTAGGGAGCTAAGCGACATAATCATAGATTTAAAACCCGTCCTAAGAACCCTCAAGAGCGTTTCAAGACAGCTTTCCGAAATACTACCCGAAGTCTCCTCCGAGATAAATGAAATCAACAATGTTATAGGCGAAACAATCTATTCAACAAAGATATCCTCCGACGAAGTCATAATCCCCGTGGACAAGGTTACACCCGCCGGAGAGCAAATACTAAACGAGGTTACAAGTTTCCTCGAAAGCAAAATTGCGGAGAGGCTTCCCGAACCGCCTGCTACGCAGGAAACACCCCAGATTGAACAGGCTAGAGCTGAAATCAAACAAATGGTGGCTTTGGCCGCCTCCTGCTCTCAGACGGTTGGCGGCGAAACCGTTGAGGGAGATGGTTGCCGCTCTGAAAACCTAATCTCCTTTAGGAAGGCTGAGATTCAGGAGATCAGCCTTAGGGTTGGAAAGCCCTCGCTTGAAGAGGCTCTGCTGGAGTATGTCAGGCGGAGCGGCGGCGAAATAGATTTGATCCGCTGCTCCCACGACTTGGGCGCCTCTTATGAAGAAGTTGAGAAGGCCCTGCAGAGTTTGGGGGCTAAGGGTAAAGTGAAGATTGAGGTTAGAAGGTGAGCTGCCATGGAAGCCTCCCAGGAACTTGAAAGGGCGGCCACCAACTATGCCCTAGAGGCTGTTCGCCTTGACAAGCAAGGCGCCAAGGGCATGGCTATAACCATGTATCAGAAGGCTATAGAAACGCTGTTGAAGCTTGTCCAACTCTACCCAGACTACAGCCTAAACAAGGTTTACATTCAAAGGGCCATCGCCTACCAGGAAAGAATTAAAGTGCTGCAGGGAGCTGTTGCTCCTGTAGAGCCGCAGGCGGAACCTAAAGGCGTTGAGGGTGCCAAACAGGGTGAAGCCAAAAAGGCAAGCTATGAAGACCTAATCATAAAGGAGAAGCCGAACGTCCGCTGGGATGAAGTTATAGGCTTAGATGCTGCAAAAAGGGCAATCAAGGAGGCAATAATCTACCCGGTTCAGAGGCCAGACCTATTTCCTCTGGGCTGGCCTAGGGGTATACTCCTTTTCGGCCCACCGGGCTGTGGGAAAACCCTATTGGCAGCCGCGGCTGCCACGGAGATTGACGCCGTTTTCATTTCTGTGGACGCGGCTTCTATAATGTCTAAGTGGCTGGGTGAGGCGGAGCAGAATGTTGCTAGGCTTTTCGAGTCTGCACGGAAATATGCTTTAGAAGACAAGAAGCCAGCCATCATTTTCATTGATGAGCTGGATTCCCTCATGGGGAAGCATTCCAACGAGGTTGGCGGTGAAGTTCGAGTGCGAAACCAGTTCTTGAAGGAGATGGACGGCATAATTGATAAGGGCAAGAACCTCCACGTCTATGTTATCGGTGCCACTAACAAGCCATGGGACTTAGACTGGCCATTCATTCGACGTTTCCAAAAGCGAATCCTCGTGCCACTGCCGGATTTCCATGCCCGCTTAATGATGTTTAAGCATTACACGAGCCACTTAACTCTAGCACCGGACGTAGATTTACATGAGTTGGCAAGGCTTTCTGAGGGCTTCTCCGGGAGCGACATAAAAGATGTCTGCCAGGCAGCTCACCTAAAGGTTATAGGGGAGTTCTTCGAGTCTGGACAAGCCGCCAACAAGCTTGCCAAGCCGAGACCCTTAACGATGAATGATTTTAGGCAAATCTTGGAAGAGCGGAAGCCCAGTGTCTCCCTTGACATGCTTGCCCTCTATAACCGTTGGTTCGAAGCCTTCAAAGCCCTCTAGGGGCGTCC from Candidatus Bathyarchaeia archaeon includes these protein-coding regions:
- a CDS encoding Snf7 family protein, whose amino-acid sequence is MSERFSKRWDERRDEQPLTERIKEAVRPPGPLKPRLDMAIRRIELQIQKLDQASERFSQRDKSIFARIVDAYTKHDMARANVFANELAEIRKMEKMIMQARLALEQIVLRLRTVSELGDVVSTLGPAVSVLRAVKTGMANIFPEAERELGLIGNLLSGIIVEAGQSTGLSINFEAANEDAQKILTEAAAVAEQRIKEKFPELPAGIPQMPLPEKSSTETS
- a CDS encoding CdvA-like protein; amino-acid sequence: MAHDSNIFLSLGKPVRDEYGRLIGEVVSFAVKPNGEVEHVYLRRSDGNFAKYPAANITFNGSDVIYISNIKTETNIFCNQIPLLWRKDQALKELYEKKKISPEVYEDLHNSFEGALNQLKTEAQALLERIDREIERCNKEIKELNYALVHLEVEHEIGEIDEPSYHTAFVSLQECLKRVSLEKTDLEGLRSKLSNILLGETVSAKETIEAPTPVPTSLPEPPVIVYVKEAGESSL
- a CDS encoding Snf7 family protein, with amino-acid sequence MYKLRIQQQKVVQASLRLKERDKILFQTCVNALRANNRERAAICANELAEVRKLINFLQQVELALERVILRLETVRELSDIIIDLKPVLRTLKSVSRQLSEILPEVSSEINEINNVIGETIYSTKISSDEVIIPVDKVTPAGEQILNEVTSFLESKIAERLPEPPATQETPQIEQARAEIKQMVALAASCSQTVGGETVEGDGCRSENLISFRKAEIQEISLRVGKPSLEEALLEYVRRSGGEIDLIRCSHDLGASYEEVEKALQSLGAKGKVKIEVRR
- a CDS encoding AAA family ATPase, whose protein sequence is MEASQELERAATNYALEAVRLDKQGAKGMAITMYQKAIETLLKLVQLYPDYSLNKVYIQRAIAYQERIKVLQGAVAPVEPQAEPKGVEGAKQGEAKKASYEDLIIKEKPNVRWDEVIGLDAAKRAIKEAIIYPVQRPDLFPLGWPRGILLFGPPGCGKTLLAAAAATEIDAVFISVDAASIMSKWLGEAEQNVARLFESARKYALEDKKPAIIFIDELDSLMGKHSNEVGGEVRVRNQFLKEMDGIIDKGKNLHVYVIGATNKPWDLDWPFIRRFQKRILVPLPDFHARLMMFKHYTSHLTLAPDVDLHELARLSEGFSGSDIKDVCQAAHLKVIGEFFESGQAANKLAKPRPLTMNDFRQILEERKPSVSLDMLALYNRWFEAFKAL